GGCAGAAGATCTTGAGTACCGTCATAAGGTCAGCCCTTACATTGGCCGTAAAATCAATGCACGAGTAGCGAAAACTATCTTACGCGGCAAAGTGATTTACGATATTGAAACCGGTGTATCGACGTCTCCTACCGGGAAATTTATTCTGAAACACCAGCAATAATCTCCCCGCTAATCGCCCCTAATATTTTGGGGGCGATTAGTTATGTCGTTTTATAAGGATAGTGTTTTCATGCGCTCAGATGAACGAGAACGTGGCCATTGGCTGTCTGGTTTTCAGTGGTTCTTCTTTATTTTTTGTAACACTGTAGTTGTACCACCTACATTGCAATCGGCTTTCAATTTATCACCTGAAACAACTTTCTGCATTACCCAGTACACCTTTATTGTTACCGCGATTGCCTGCCTGAGTCAGGCATTGTGGGGCCACCGGCGTGCAATTATGGAAGGTCCAACCGGGCTATGGTGGATAACTATTTTAACCCTAACATTGGGTGAGTCAGCTAACGGGACTTCGTTGGTAGAGATTGGTGGCAATCTGGCTGTGGGTATTATGATTTCAGGCGTGGTGACTATTATCATTGGTATCAGTGGATTAGGGCATCGTTTGGCCTCATGGTTTCGCCCCGGCGTGATGGCTGTGTTTATGTTTTTACTCGGCGCGCAACTGATTAATGTATTTATGAAAGGCATGCTAGGTATGCCATTTGGTATTTACAGCGGTCCCGTGACTATCAATCCCGCCACTTTTTCATTGGCGCTGGGGGTCATGATGCTGATGGTAGTGATGATCGTGTTACTCCCCCCCAAACTCGGCAAATATACCTTATTGATTGGCACCATGGTGGGTTGGGCACTGTATTTGCTGTTCTTTACACCTACAGTATTTATTCCTGATGGACAAGGCTGGCTGCTGTTTCCTCTTGGCGAACCCGGCAACCTACACCCAGGAATTATCATCACCACGGTACTGACCGGGGTGGTAAATATCTCCAATAATTTTGGTGCAATTCGCGGTACCGACCAATTCTATCCGAATGAGCAGTCAGAAACGGCGATGTATCGTCGTAGTTTTATCGTATCCGGGTTGATGACTATGGGCGCTGCACCCTTAGGAATTGTGCCATTTTCACCTTTTGTCTCGTCAATTGGTCTACTGACACAAACTCAGGACAGCCGCTTACGTTCTTTCATCATCGGTTGCCTGCTATTTCTGACGATGGGTTCATTTGCTTGGTTGACCCGCATTTTCTGTAGCATCCCATTGACTATCAGTAGCGCAGTCATGCTGGTGTCCTACTTACCACTACTCTATTCAGCCGTTCTGTTTATCAAACAGATGTCGCTGAATGCCAGAAACATATATCGCCTGGCTATTCCCTTATTTTTCGGTGTTTTCTTTATGAGTATACCGACCTCATTTCTTCAAGCTATGCCTGTCCTCATTCGTCCTTTAGTCAGCAATGGCTTGTTGATGGGCATCTTGATTGCATTGTTAGTGGAAAACTTGATTCCGTGGGATCGCATTAAATAACCTGATTAAGGATAAAAGATGAGAATTGTCATCGCGCCGGATTCGTTTAAAGAAAGTATGAGTGCTGAGCTGGCTGCTGCTGCCGTTGAGCGGGGGTTTCGCGAAGTTTTCCCTTTGGTCGAATGTTTGCGCCTGCCGATTGCCGATGGTGGTGAAGGAACTGTTGATGCCCTGATCGATGCTACTGGTGGTCACAAGGTATACGTACTGGTCACTGGGCCGTTAGGGCAAAAAGTGAACGCTTGCTACGGTGTGATCGGCGATGGGGATACCGCAGTGATCGAAATGGCGGCAGCCAGTGGGTTGATGTTGGTTCCTGCGGATAAGCGCAATCCGTTGCAAGCGACCAGTTATGGTACTGGTGAGCTGATACGTCATGCTCTGGATCAGGGGATCCGCCATATTATTTTGGGTATTGGTGGTAGTGCTACGGTCGATGGTGGCATTGGTATGGTGCAAGCATTGGGTGGACATTTCCAACATCGTGATGGCCATGAGTTGCCGTTCGGCGGTGGTGAAATGGCGCAACTGGTCGCAATCGATCTCCACAATTTAGATCCCCGTCTGGCGCAATGCCGATTGGAAGTGGCTTGTGATGTAGATAACCCCTTGGTTGGCTCGCGCGGTGCGGCGGCGGTATTTGGCCCGCAGAAAGGTGCAACACCGGAGATGGTGGCGCAGCTTGAGCAAGGGTTGAATCAATTGGCTGAAGTTATTAAAGCATCAATGGGCCAAGATATTCGGGCGCTGCCGGGCGGCGGTGCCGCTGGTGGTATGGGGATTGCGACAACGGTATTATTAAAAGGTGAATTGAAACCGGGGATTGATATCATCATGGATGCGGTGCAACTAAGGTCGGCATTTGCCACCGCAGACTTGGTTATCACGGGTGAAGGGCGTATGGACAGTCAAACGGCGGGGGGGAAAGCGCCCACCGGGGTTGCGATGTTGGCTAAAGAGTTCCAACTGCCCGTAATCGCACTTGCCGGGGTGCTGGGGGAGGGGGTGGAAGCAGTATATGAGCAGGGTATTGATGCGGTGTTCAGTATTTTGCCACGGTTGGACTCTTTAGACCGTGTACTGGCCCAAGGAGAAGTAAATCTGCAACAATGTGCGCGCAATGTTGCCCAGGCCATTAAAATTGGTCAAAAGTTAGTCAATTAAATAAGTGAAAAGGCCACGCATTTTGGCGTGGCCCACTGATGACATCAAACTTCCACTTATTATATTTCTACGTCGCGGTTACAGTCTTTTGAATAAATATAGCTAAACTCTTCTTTGCCAACGGCATAACCGGCTTGCGGTACATAAGCTGCCATAAAGATGTAATCCCCTTGCTTCACAGGTACCCAGGTATTATCCAGGTTATACACCCCCGCACCGCTGAGAATATAGGCTCCATGCTCTTGTACATGGGTTTCGATATAGCCATGGCTAGCCCCTGGCTTGAACGACAGAATATGCATGTTCATATCAAAACCGATATCTTTTGGTAGCAAATCCTGCAAGATGACGTCGTCCATACCTTCGTAGTGGATCTTTTCCAGATTATTAATGTTATCGCACACAACATGTGCCTGGTAACCATCAATGCGTTGATAGCGACGTTTATAGAGAAAAACTTTACTGCTCTTGCCAGCATTATTATTCGCCAACCGTAACATTACCCCTGCTGGGCAATAGAGATAGCCACCTTGAGTAAGTTCATGTGCCGTGGTATCAGCACTGGCGGTGACACCGCCCTCGATTACATAGACAAAGGTTTCGACCTCATCACCACCAAAACCCTGCTTGTTACCACCGTCATGATGCAGAGTCACCAGATAATCGACAAAACTGGCCCCGAGTTTTGGCGTTGAAAGAATAGTAATATCACAATTGTCAAAACCCGGAATAATATTGCGTACCAAACCCTCTGGCGGGATCAGTGCATAATTATCACGCTTGATAATGGAGCGGGACGAAAGAATATCAGCCGGATAGCCAATCTGGTTAGTAAAGTAGCCCACGGTCATTCTCCTGATTTAACTTTATATAAGGGTGTGCGCCGAACATCGGCGACACCGACTTGCTCAGTGCCAGTCCGGCTGTTCCAGATAGGCTAATTGATAAAGGGTATGCGCCAGAATTTTAACGCCTTCGCATAAATCGCTGGTGGCAGTTCGTTCTGCTGGATTATGGCTAATACCGTCGATGCTTGGCACGAATAGCATTACGGTTGGTACTTGTGGTGCGAAAATTTGCGAGTCATGACCGGCACCGCTGTGCATCAGCCGGGCATTAAACTGATGTGTTTTACACAGTTGTGTCACCCCATTGACTAATGTAGGGTCCATGGGAATAGGGGCTTCATCCATCCACAAATCAATTTCAGCTTTAATACTCATCTCATCACAGATACGGTATATATCGGCTTCCAACTGATGGGTGAAACGTTGTAGTACCTGACTGTCGGTGTGGCGGCAATCGATAGTAAATTGTGTCATTCCCGGTACGACGTTAACAGTGTTCGGTCTAGGGGTGACTTTACCAAAGGTCAGTACGAGCGGATCACCTTCTGCACGGGCCTTAGCGAGAGATTCACAGCAAATACGGCTGAATGCTTCCACGGTGTCTTTACGATAACTCATCGGCGTGGTGCCCGCGTGGTTGGCTTCGCCGATCAGAGTGACATCATAGCGACGTTGACCGACAATGCTGGTGACCACGCCAATAGTTTGGCCTTCAGTTTCTAATACTTTCCCTTGCTCGATATGTAGCTCGACAAAAGCAGCGATGTCACGGCGCGGTGGCTGGCATTCATCCGTGACTGTAAAGCCAGCATCATGCATGGCATCAATAAAATTGATCCCATTGGCATCGCTAAGGGTAGCCACGTCAGTTTTTTTTGCCTGTCCGAGCACATTCTTGCTGCCCCAGAATACATAGGGGAAGCGGCTGCCTTCTTCTTCTGCCAGTGAAATGACTTCCAGGGTACGCAAAGGTTTGCCGTAAGTGGCGTGCAGATAATTAATGGCGATAAATGCTGCTTCAATGCCCCACTGACCATCAAGATTACCGCCATTCACCACGGTATCTATATGCGAGCCGGACATAATGATTTCATCGGGGTATTTGCTTCCTTTAAGCTGGCCGGAGAGATTACCGATACCGTCAAAATGGGCAGTAAGTCCGGCGGTCTCAAATGCAGTTTTTAATGCTTTCTGGGCGGCTACCCACTCAGGGCTGTAAAGTAAGCGCGTCATGCCACCACTGGGGTCAGCACCAAATGCGGATAACCATTGTGATGAAGCCGTTATTTCTTGTTCAAACCGTTTCATTTTTCGTGGTTCCATAAAATAAATGCTTGGTAAGCTGCTCAGGAAATAATTATTTTTTAAGTCAATAATTATTAGCTAAGATTAGCTGGCAAAGGGACTTTTATTATCATAAGAACGCTGATAGATATCGGAAGAAATAAGGTATTGATAAATTTCATCTACAATATCGATACCATTTTTTTCACTTAATAACTCACGGTTACGACTGTTTTGACCTGGATAACAAACCTGTTTAACACCTGGAGCCGGTGTGATTGCATTCAGTTCCTGCATCACCTGGCTGATATTTTTACGGAATACAGCTTCATCGGTAAAATAAGCAGGGTTAAGCACAATATGTAATTGCCCTAATTCTCTGCCTTTGCTGAGATCGTGATACATAGAGCTGACATGTTTACCAAACGGTAGCCCCAACAGCACGCCGGAAAGAATATCCACCATCATCATCAAACCATACCCTTTTGGCCCTGCGATCGGCAATAGCCCGCTAACGGCAAAGGGGTCAGTGGTATTTTTGCCTTCTTTGTCTACCGCCCAAGTATCAGGGATAGGGACATTACGCGAACGCGCATCTAGCACTTTACCCCAAGCCTGTACCGTGGTTGCCATATCGAAGGTTACGATGTCCTCACCCTCAGCGGGAGCCGCAAAGGCGATAGGATTGGTGCCATAATAGACTTCAGCACCACCATAAGGGACGACCATTGGATCTGATTGACATAATGAAATACCAATCATGCCCGCGTGTGCTGCCTGCTGCACAAAATAGGATAATGCACCGCTGTGACCGATACGGCGGACACCCACGACGGCTACGCCAGCAGACTTCGCCATTTCAATGGCATGATCCATGCTCATTTTAGCCGCAACGTGGCCCGCACCATTGTCACCATCAAAGACTGCGCTGCAAGGGCCTGTTGGTGTGAAGGTGAAATTAGGGTGGTTGTTGATCCCACCTTTACTGATGCGCTCAGCGTAGTATTCCACTCGTACCGCACCGTGGGAGTGAATCCCCCTGGCATCGGCGTGTGCTAACACATCGGCGACAATTGCAGCATGGTCTTGACTCAATCCAGCAGCATGAATTTTATTTTGTATAAGTTGATTCAGTTGTGCTTTTGAAACTTTCATACTCAGTCCTTTTGTTACACGGTTTCTACCCTGAGTTTTTCATCTTGTCGCTGACCGTCATGAGAAATTCCTTGGGCATATAAAAACCACCTCTGATAACTAATGTATAAACCCATTA
The sequence above is drawn from the Yersinia intermedia genome and encodes:
- a CDS encoding uracil/xanthine transporter, with the protein product MRSDERERGHWLSGFQWFFFIFCNTVVVPPTLQSAFNLSPETTFCITQYTFIVTAIACLSQALWGHRRAIMEGPTGLWWITILTLTLGESANGTSLVEIGGNLAVGIMISGVVTIIIGISGLGHRLASWFRPGVMAVFMFLLGAQLINVFMKGMLGMPFGIYSGPVTINPATFSLALGVMMLMVVMIVLLPPKLGKYTLLIGTMVGWALYLLFFTPTVFIPDGQGWLLFPLGEPGNLHPGIIITTVLTGVVNISNNFGAIRGTDQFYPNEQSETAMYRRSFIVSGLMTMGAAPLGIVPFSPFVSSIGLLTQTQDSRLRSFIIGCLLFLTMGSFAWLTRIFCSIPLTISSAVMLVSYLPLLYSAVLFIKQMSLNARNIYRLAIPLFFGVFFMSIPTSFLQAMPVLIRPLVSNGLLMGILIALLVENLIPWDRIK
- a CDS encoding glycerate kinase, coding for MRIVIAPDSFKESMSAELAAAAVERGFREVFPLVECLRLPIADGGEGTVDALIDATGGHKVYVLVTGPLGQKVNACYGVIGDGDTAVIEMAAASGLMLVPADKRNPLQATSYGTGELIRHALDQGIRHIILGIGGSATVDGGIGMVQALGGHFQHRDGHELPFGGGEMAQLVAIDLHNLDPRLAQCRLEVACDVDNPLVGSRGAAAVFGPQKGATPEMVAQLEQGLNQLAEVIKASMGQDIRALPGGGAAGGMGIATTVLLKGELKPGIDIIMDAVQLRSAFATADLVITGEGRMDSQTAGGKAPTGVAMLAKEFQLPVIALAGVLGEGVEAVYEQGIDAVFSILPRLDSLDRVLAQGEVNLQQCARNVAQAIKIGQKLVN
- the allE gene encoding (S)-ureidoglycine aminohydrolase produces the protein MGYFTNQIGYPADILSSRSIIKRDNYALIPPEGLVRNIIPGFDNCDITILSTPKLGASFVDYLVTLHHDGGNKQGFGGDEVETFVYVIEGGVTASADTTAHELTQGGYLYCPAGVMLRLANNNAGKSSKVFLYKRRYQRIDGYQAHVVCDNINNLEKIHYEGMDDVILQDLLPKDIGFDMNMHILSFKPGASHGYIETHVQEHGAYILSGAGVYNLDNTWVPVKQGDYIFMAAYVPQAGYAVGKEEFSYIYSKDCNRDVEI
- the allC gene encoding allantoate deiminase — its product is MKRFEQEITASSQWLSAFGADPSGGMTRLLYSPEWVAAQKALKTAFETAGLTAHFDGIGNLSGQLKGSKYPDEIIMSGSHIDTVVNGGNLDGQWGIEAAFIAINYLHATYGKPLRTLEVISLAEEEGSRFPYVFWGSKNVLGQAKKTDVATLSDANGINFIDAMHDAGFTVTDECQPPRRDIAAFVELHIEQGKVLETEGQTIGVVTSIVGQRRYDVTLIGEANHAGTTPMSYRKDTVEAFSRICCESLAKARAEGDPLVLTFGKVTPRPNTVNVVPGMTQFTIDCRHTDSQVLQRFTHQLEADIYRICDEMSIKAEIDLWMDEAPIPMDPTLVNGVTQLCKTHQFNARLMHSGAGHDSQIFAPQVPTVMLFVPSIDGISHNPAERTATSDLCEGVKILAHTLYQLAYLEQPDWH
- the allD gene encoding ureidoglycolate dehydrogenase translates to MKVSKAQLNQLIQNKIHAAGLSQDHAAIVADVLAHADARGIHSHGAVRVEYYAERISKGGINNHPNFTFTPTGPCSAVFDGDNGAGHVAAKMSMDHAIEMAKSAGVAVVGVRRIGHSGALSYFVQQAAHAGMIGISLCQSDPMVVPYGGAEVYYGTNPIAFAAPAEGEDIVTFDMATTVQAWGKVLDARSRNVPIPDTWAVDKEGKNTTDPFAVSGLLPIAGPKGYGLMMMVDILSGVLLGLPFGKHVSSMYHDLSKGRELGQLHIVLNPAYFTDEAVFRKNISQVMQELNAITPAPGVKQVCYPGQNSRNRELLSEKNGIDIVDEIYQYLISSDIYQRSYDNKSPFAS